The Gemmatimonadaceae bacterium genome includes a window with the following:
- a CDS encoding glycosyltransferase family 1 protein: protein MHLVIVTSGSRGDVQPYLALAVRATAAGHRVTLATHAMFESMVQARGIAFRPLHGDPVAMLANPGARAWLATGSMGGLWQFAREFGRDFGALFEGLLHDLALVTADADVVLYSAVCMAAAQLHEIRGTTVMAGFLQPLTPTREFPAAGLTYRAPESTWDRRRNRLSHAVGEQLLWQPARRAVNRWRQRTLSAPPVSLAGPFAAQRSASYPVCYAYSPSVLPQPADWPEWIAPTGWWFLDEPAYTPPAALAAFLAAGDAPVCVGFGSMSPQDGERLARTVLEACERAECRVVLLEGWGSVGGLAIPSWAHVQREVPHAWLVPRCAAVVHHGGAGTTGAGVRSGVPSLVVPLGFDQQFWGSRLHALGVSPPPIKRRDLTVANLAAALRTMRTDAAMHSAAASLGAAVQAEDGTGLALARIVAHARSRA, encoded by the coding sequence ATGCATCTGGTCATCGTGACGTCGGGCTCCCGGGGCGACGTGCAGCCGTACCTGGCGCTGGCCGTCCGCGCCACCGCCGCCGGGCACCGCGTGACGCTCGCCACGCACGCGATGTTCGAGTCGATGGTGCAGGCCCGTGGCATCGCGTTCCGCCCGCTGCATGGCGACCCGGTGGCGATGCTGGCGAACCCGGGAGCGCGGGCCTGGCTGGCGACGGGCTCGATGGGCGGGCTGTGGCAGTTCGCGCGCGAGTTCGGGCGGGACTTCGGCGCGCTGTTCGAGGGGCTGCTGCACGACCTGGCGCTCGTCACCGCCGATGCCGACGTGGTGCTCTACAGCGCGGTCTGCATGGCGGCCGCGCAGCTGCACGAGATCCGCGGCACCACCGTGATGGCGGGATTCCTGCAGCCGCTCACGCCCACGCGTGAGTTCCCGGCCGCGGGACTGACCTACCGCGCGCCGGAGTCCACCTGGGACCGCCGCCGGAACCGGCTGTCACATGCCGTGGGTGAGCAGCTCCTCTGGCAGCCGGCGCGCCGCGCGGTGAACCGCTGGCGCCAGCGCACGCTCAGCGCGCCACCGGTGTCGCTGGCGGGACCATTCGCCGCGCAGCGATCGGCGTCGTACCCGGTCTGCTACGCCTACAGCCCGTCGGTGCTGCCGCAACCCGCCGACTGGCCCGAGTGGATCGCGCCGACGGGGTGGTGGTTCCTCGACGAGCCGGCATACACCCCGCCGGCGGCACTGGCCGCGTTCCTGGCGGCCGGCGACGCGCCGGTGTGCGTGGGCTTCGGCAGCATGTCGCCGCAGGATGGCGAGCGGCTGGCCCGCACGGTGCTGGAGGCGTGCGAGCGGGCGGAATGCCGCGTGGTGCTGCTGGAGGGATGGGGGTCGGTCGGTGGCCTGGCGATCCCGTCGTGGGCCCACGTGCAGCGCGAGGTGCCGCACGCCTGGCTGGTCCCGCGCTGCGCGGCGGTGGTGCACCACGGTGGCGCCGGCACCACCGGCGCCGGCGTGCGCAGCGGCGTGCCGTCGCTGGTGGTGCCGCTGGGTTTCGACCAGCAGTTCTGGGGCAGCCGCCTGCACGCCCTCGGTGTGTCCCCGCCACCCATCAAGCGTCGCGACCTCACCGTCGCCAACCTCGCTGCGGCGCTCCGCACCATGCGCACCGATGCCGCGATGCACTCCGCTGCGGCGTCACTCGGTGCCGCGGTGCAGGCGGAGGATGGCACTGGGCTCGCACTCGCGCGCATCGTCGCGCATGCGCGGAGCCGTGCGTAA
- a CDS encoding ABC transporter permease subunit, protein MSARTSLVRTLSLVALLLFVTAPLLLLVVTSLARGWFAPALLPDHIDGSAWRDLVTDAARREALVNSLVLGIMTAIVATALALPLGRAAARSTRAVRRSVALLAFAAVALPPVALGVGLQLTVLTLGLGGTLAGVFLAHLVPTLGYLTLVFLGVFAQWDGRMDEAAATLGADVRTRWRLVLLPLLRRPIADALALGFLVSWAQVALTLLVGGGAVRTLPLDVLAMLQSGQDQRAAAGALALAMPALLVLGLSRAAARNTAAVAA, encoded by the coding sequence ATGAGTGCCCGCACGTCGCTGGTGCGCACACTGTCACTCGTCGCGCTTCTGCTGTTCGTGACGGCGCCGCTGCTGCTGCTGGTCGTGACGTCGCTGGCGCGCGGGTGGTTTGCGCCGGCGTTGCTGCCGGATCACATCGATGGCAGCGCGTGGCGCGACCTCGTCACCGACGCCGCACGACGCGAGGCGCTGGTGAACAGTCTCGTGCTCGGCATCATGACGGCGATCGTGGCCACGGCACTCGCACTGCCGCTGGGTCGCGCGGCGGCGCGCAGCACGCGTGCGGTGCGACGCAGCGTGGCGCTGCTCGCCTTCGCCGCCGTCGCGCTGCCGCCGGTGGCACTGGGCGTGGGGCTGCAGCTCACCGTACTCACGCTCGGGCTCGGCGGCACGCTCGCCGGTGTGTTCCTCGCGCACCTCGTTCCCACGCTTGGCTATCTCACGCTGGTGTTCCTGGGCGTCTTCGCGCAGTGGGATGGGCGGATGGACGAGGCGGCGGCCACGCTTGGCGCGGACGTGCGCACCCGGTGGCGGCTGGTGCTGCTGCCGCTGTTGCGTCGCCCGATCGCCGATGCACTGGCGCTCGGCTTCCTGGTGAGCTGGGCGCAGGTGGCGCTGACGCTGCTGGTGGGTGGCGGGGCGGTGCGCACGCTGCCGCTGGATGTGCTGGCGATGCTGCAGAGTGGGCAGGACCAGCGCGCGGCGGCGGGGGCGCTGGCGCTGGCGATGCCGGCGCTGCTGGTGCTTGGCCTCTCGCGCGCGGCGGCACGCAACACCGCGGCGGTGGCCGCGTGA
- a CDS encoding ABC transporter ATP-binding protein: MTAALEVRDLWVLFGGDERPGATERRNFTADGPMPPVPDGYRVGLAGVELAVQPGECLAVLGGSGAGKSSLLRTIAGLQPAARGSIRVGAREISALSPDLRGVVYLHQEPVLFPHLSVLANVMFPMLIRGVARLDAERRAVGMLDRLRVLGVMGNAPDALSGGQRHRVALARALCADPAVLLLDEPLSSLDPSVRREVRAALLTAREASGAAVILVTHDLDDAMAVGTHIAAIDEWHRLTAPLVPAVLLDAPPSLHVAQLLGVYAELPGVVVPSESGARFEWIGGSVAVPACAAGAATACLRAHDVDVLPMDAGDERHAVRVLERRDMAHESQLIVGVDDEPGSSTPVTLRVPMVTVARPGDRVRVLLRSPRVFPRGG, from the coding sequence GTGACGGCGGCGCTGGAGGTGCGCGACCTGTGGGTGTTGTTCGGCGGTGACGAGCGCCCCGGTGCGACGGAGCGACGGAACTTCACGGCGGATGGCCCGATGCCCCCCGTGCCGGACGGCTATCGCGTCGGGCTGGCCGGCGTGGAGCTCGCGGTGCAGCCGGGTGAGTGTCTGGCCGTGCTCGGCGGCTCCGGCGCCGGCAAGTCGTCGCTGCTGCGCACGATTGCGGGATTGCAGCCGGCGGCGCGCGGGTCGATCCGTGTCGGCGCGCGGGAAATCAGTGCACTGTCACCGGATTTGCGGGGCGTCGTGTACCTGCACCAGGAGCCGGTGCTGTTTCCACACCTGTCGGTGCTGGCGAACGTGATGTTCCCGATGCTGATCCGGGGTGTGGCCAGGCTCGACGCCGAGCGCCGGGCGGTGGGGATGCTGGATCGGCTGCGGGTGCTGGGCGTGATGGGGAACGCGCCCGATGCCCTCAGCGGCGGACAGCGGCACCGGGTGGCGCTGGCGCGCGCCCTGTGTGCCGATCCGGCTGTCTTGCTGCTGGACGAGCCGCTGTCGTCGCTGGATCCCTCGGTACGGCGCGAGGTGCGCGCGGCGTTGCTCACGGCGCGGGAGGCGAGCGGGGCAGCGGTGATCCTCGTGACGCACGACCTGGACGACGCGATGGCCGTCGGCACGCACATCGCCGCCATTGACGAATGGCACAGACTCACCGCGCCGCTGGTGCCGGCCGTGCTGCTCGATGCGCCGCCATCGCTGCACGTGGCGCAGCTGCTCGGGGTGTACGCCGAGCTGCCGGGGGTGGTGGTGCCGTCGGAGTCGGGGGCACGATTCGAGTGGATCGGCGGTTCCGTGGCGGTGCCAGCGTGCGCGGCAGGTGCTGCGACGGCGTGCCTCCGCGCACACGACGTGGACGTGTTGCCGATGGACGCTGGTGACGAGCGGCATGCAGTGCGCGTGCTCGAGCGCCGCGACATGGCACACGAGTCGCAGCTGATCGTGGGCGTGGATGACGAACCCGGGTCCTCGACGCCGGTCACGCTCCGGGTACCGATGGTGACCGTGGCGCGGCCTGGTGATCGCGTACGCGTGCTGCTCCGCAGCCCGCGCGTCTTCCCGAGGGGCGGCTGA
- a CDS encoding 1-acyl-sn-glycerol-3-phosphate acyltransferase has translation MLQKVLNAWNWVVLVLAIFFGFFVVLAVFLVTLPFDRDRYIAGRTFRLVGVTTVRLNPLWTFRADGLRVTDPRRPYVAVSNHESYADIFLISFLPWEMKWLGKEQLFKVPFLGWMMWLAGDIPIKRGRKESIVSAMNGCTGKLKRKLSVMIFPEGTRTADGELLPFKDGAFRLAIENGAPILPIAVAGTRRAMAKHTFQFQRTRAICRVLEPIETTGLTLADITSLKDRTRAVIAEAKLRLHDELGLGDSGEPLTAGGQTA, from the coding sequence GTGCTCCAGAAAGTGCTGAACGCCTGGAACTGGGTGGTGCTGGTCCTGGCCATCTTCTTCGGGTTCTTCGTGGTGCTCGCGGTGTTCCTGGTCACGCTGCCGTTCGACCGCGACCGCTACATCGCCGGCCGCACCTTCCGGCTGGTGGGTGTCACGACGGTGCGGCTCAACCCGCTGTGGACGTTCCGCGCCGATGGCCTTCGCGTCACCGACCCGCGACGCCCCTACGTCGCGGTCTCGAACCACGAGAGTTACGCCGACATCTTCCTCATCTCCTTCCTGCCGTGGGAGATGAAGTGGCTCGGCAAGGAGCAGCTCTTCAAGGTGCCGTTCCTGGGCTGGATGATGTGGCTGGCTGGTGACATCCCCATCAAGCGCGGCCGGAAGGAGAGCATCGTATCGGCCATGAACGGCTGCACCGGCAAGCTGAAGCGGAAGCTCAGCGTGATGATCTTCCCCGAGGGCACCCGCACCGCCGACGGCGAGCTGCTGCCGTTCAAGGACGGGGCCTTCCGCCTCGCGATCGAGAACGGCGCCCCGATCCTGCCGATCGCGGTGGCCGGCACGCGGCGCGCCATGGCGAAGCACACCTTCCAGTTCCAGCGCACCCGCGCCATCTGCCGCGTGCTGGAACCAATCGAGACCACGGGGCTTACCCTGGCAGACATCACGTCGCTCAAGGACCGGACCCGGGCCGTGATCGCCGAGGCCAAGCTCAGGCTGCACGACGAGCTCGGCCTGGGCGACAGCGGTGAACCGCTCACGGCAGGTGGCCAGACGGCCTGA
- a CDS encoding CDGSH iron-sulfur domain-containing protein, with protein MSITIKVNTNGPLMIAAADVPSVTLTDADGTIIPLPEGKNVFLCRCGASSRKPFCDGAHKTSGFDGTCVRATSIG; from the coding sequence ATGTCCATCACGATCAAGGTCAACACGAACGGCCCGCTGATGATCGCCGCCGCCGATGTGCCCTCGGTGACGCTCACCGATGCCGACGGCACCATCATCCCGCTGCCCGAAGGCAAGAACGTCTTCCTCTGCCGCTGCGGCGCCAGCTCACGCAAGCCGTTCTGCGACGGCGCACACAAGACCAGCGGCTTCGACGGCACCTGCGTCCGCGCCACCAGCATCGGCTGA
- a CDS encoding mechanosensitive ion channel, whose product MNYLRDHSVLGISYLQWLTGAGIGAAVVAVLWGLRELLVRRLRNAASTETWADDLLLLLAQRTSRIYMLAMGIAVAGYAIVAGDAMPSWLRIFAVAAFCLQLLRWANASVDFWLGHWSRSTNGQQSGRASLAVVGVLIRGAVFVIVMVLALDNFGVNVTALVTGLGITGIAVALAVQNILGDLLAALAIAFDKPFTVGDEIVVGDITGKVENVGLKTTRLRLGSGEEVSIANAEVMRTRLTNNSRTRVRMLPLTVGVPANGQSGAALLALASRCEEAARSVDGVQSAKARLNAVVDGRARIVVESVLESPQVLGTARPALVAALTDAAVAAGHTVLGVS is encoded by the coding sequence ATGAACTACCTGCGCGACCATTCCGTGCTCGGCATCTCGTACCTGCAGTGGCTCACTGGCGCCGGCATCGGCGCCGCGGTGGTGGCCGTGCTCTGGGGCCTGCGCGAGCTGCTGGTGCGGCGGCTGCGGAACGCCGCCAGCACGGAGACGTGGGCCGACGACCTGCTGCTGCTGCTCGCCCAGCGCACCTCGCGCATCTATATGCTGGCGATGGGCATCGCGGTCGCGGGCTACGCGATCGTGGCCGGCGACGCGATGCCGTCCTGGCTGCGCATCTTCGCGGTGGCGGCGTTCTGCCTGCAGCTCCTGCGCTGGGCGAACGCCTCGGTGGACTTCTGGCTGGGCCACTGGTCGCGCTCCACCAACGGCCAGCAGAGCGGCCGCGCCTCGCTGGCGGTCGTCGGCGTGCTGATCCGCGGCGCGGTGTTCGTGATCGTGATGGTGCTCGCGCTCGACAACTTCGGCGTGAATGTCACCGCGCTGGTCACGGGACTCGGCATCACGGGCATCGCGGTCGCGCTCGCAGTCCAGAACATCCTCGGCGACCTGCTCGCCGCCCTCGCCATCGCCTTCGACAAGCCCTTCACCGTGGGCGACGAGATCGTCGTGGGTGACATCACGGGCAAGGTCGAGAACGTGGGCCTCAAGACCACCCGCCTCCGCCTCGGCAGCGGCGAGGAAGTGAGCATCGCGAACGCCGAGGTGATGCGCACGCGGCTCACCAACAACTCACGCACCCGCGTGCGGATGCTGCCCCTGACCGTCGGCGTCCCCGCCAACGGCCAGTCCGGCGCGGCGCTGCTGGCCCTGGCGTCGCGGTGCGAGGAAGCCGCGCGGAGTGTGGACGGGGTGCAGTCGGCGAAGGCCAGGCTCAACGCCGTCGTCGACGGCCGCGCGCGCATCGTGGTCGAGAGCGTGCTCGAGTCCCCCCAGGTACTCGGCACCGCCCGTCCGGCGCTCGTCGCGGCACTCACTGACGCTGCCGTGGCCGCCGGACATACGGTGCTCGGCGTCTCGTAG
- a CDS encoding SufE family protein: MTQMEIVPPALEKVLTRFRAMGREEKMASLVAYARKLEPLPERLAGLDRAAFQVPECQTRVDLFPEVRDGTLHFYADVNVRESPTVAAVLAILFQAVNDQPPAVTLAIPGDIVRQLMHDIGLAGREVGLNAMVQRLKRHAAAAAT, from the coding sequence ATGACGCAGATGGAGATCGTCCCGCCGGCACTGGAGAAGGTGCTCACGCGCTTCCGGGCGATGGGGCGCGAGGAGAAGATGGCCAGCCTGGTGGCATACGCCCGCAAGCTGGAACCGCTGCCCGAACGGCTTGCCGGGCTGGATCGCGCCGCCTTCCAGGTGCCGGAGTGCCAGACCCGGGTGGACCTCTTCCCCGAGGTCCGGGACGGCACGCTGCACTTCTACGCCGACGTGAACGTCCGCGAGTCGCCCACCGTCGCGGCCGTGCTGGCCATCCTGTTCCAGGCCGTGAACGACCAGCCCCCCGCCGTCACACTCGCCATTCCGGGCGACATCGTGCGGCAGCTCATGCACGACATCGGGCTGGCTGGCCGTGAGGTGGGGCTGAACGCGATGGTCCAGCGCCTGAAGCGCCACGCCGCCGCAGCCGCGACCTGA
- a CDS encoding CDP-alcohol phosphatidyltransferase family protein, with amino-acid sequence MFDHLLRGLKDRLLAPLATLLRGVPPNLLSVLALVVGLAAAWAALRAAWGAGLVLWLVNRVLDGLDGTVARLAGRQTDFGGYVDIMLDFVVYAAVPLGLALGAGGGDVLLAAAVLEAAFFVNAASWMYLSAVLEKRASGAASTGELTTVTMPPALVAGFETVVFFALFFLMPHRLVLLFGLMAGLVGVNIVQRLLWARRVL; translated from the coding sequence ATGTTCGATCACCTGCTCCGCGGCCTGAAGGACCGCCTGCTGGCGCCGCTGGCCACCCTGTTGCGCGGTGTGCCGCCGAACCTGTTGTCTGTGCTGGCGCTGGTGGTGGGGTTGGCGGCGGCCTGGGCGGCGTTGCGTGCGGCGTGGGGTGCCGGCCTGGTGCTCTGGCTGGTGAACCGCGTGTTGGACGGACTGGACGGCACCGTGGCCCGGCTGGCGGGCCGGCAGACCGACTTCGGCGGCTACGTCGACATCATGCTGGACTTCGTGGTCTACGCCGCCGTGCCGCTGGGACTGGCCCTCGGCGCCGGCGGCGGTGACGTGCTGCTGGCCGCGGCGGTGCTGGAGGCGGCCTTCTTCGTGAACGCAGCGAGCTGGATGTACCTCTCGGCCGTGCTGGAGAAGCGCGCATCCGGTGCGGCGTCCACCGGCGAACTCACCACGGTGACCATGCCGCCGGCCCTCGTGGCCGGGTTCGAAACCGTGGTGTTCTTCGCGCTGTTCTTCCTGATGCCCCACCGGCTGGTGCTCCTGTTCGGCCTCATGGCCGGCCTGGTGGGCGTGAACATCGTCCAGCGGCTCCTCTGGGCGCGCCGGGTGTTGTAG
- a CDS encoding ABC transporter substrate-binding protein, whose translation MRIPVVRTLLSTTLALGALIACATPAPPANAATLAAMPWDSVLARARGQAVVWRMWRGDPSINAFIDGWVAPRVLERYGVTLRAVNGQGNELVDQLTVEQEAGAKDGTASLLWINGETFGALRQRGLLAGPWSHVLPSAAMVDSASPIITRDFEQDPAGYESPWGTVQQALIYDATRTPNPPRSLAELSQWARAHPGRFTYDQSFAGMTLLKGWFYALNGGVATYQGRFDSTKYGAGRDRLFAFLDSLKPFLWRQGTQYPADVAAMHRLFANGEIDFSLSNNQNEAVTKALQGIIPATSRALVLRDGTIANAHYLGIPFNAPSAAGAMVVANFLLSPEAQLEKQRPQVWADGTVLRIATLPAEWRARFDSVVNDPRLVPADTLRLYARPEVSPRYHERLQADWRRMIR comes from the coding sequence ATGCGCATTCCGGTCGTCCGCACGCTGCTGAGCACGACGCTGGCCCTCGGTGCGCTCATTGCGTGCGCGACGCCGGCGCCGCCAGCGAACGCCGCCACCCTGGCCGCGATGCCGTGGGACAGCGTGCTGGCGCGGGCCCGCGGGCAGGCCGTGGTGTGGCGCATGTGGCGCGGGGATCCGTCGATCAACGCGTTCATCGACGGCTGGGTCGCCCCCCGTGTGCTGGAGCGCTACGGCGTGACGCTGCGCGCCGTGAACGGGCAGGGGAACGAGCTGGTGGACCAGCTCACGGTGGAGCAGGAGGCAGGGGCGAAGGACGGCACTGCCAGCCTGCTGTGGATCAACGGCGAGACGTTCGGCGCGCTGCGCCAGCGCGGGCTGCTGGCGGGGCCGTGGAGTCATGTGCTGCCATCGGCGGCGATGGTGGACAGCGCATCGCCGATCATCACCCGCGACTTCGAGCAGGACCCCGCCGGCTACGAGTCGCCGTGGGGCACCGTGCAGCAGGCGCTGATCTACGACGCCACTCGCACCCCCAACCCGCCCCGCAGCCTCGCCGAGCTGTCGCAGTGGGCACGCGCGCACCCCGGGCGGTTCACGTACGACCAGAGCTTCGCCGGGATGACGCTGCTCAAGGGGTGGTTCTACGCACTCAACGGCGGCGTGGCCACGTACCAGGGGCGCTTCGACTCCACGAAGTATGGCGCGGGCCGTGACCGCCTGTTCGCGTTCCTCGACTCGCTGAAGCCGTTCCTCTGGCGCCAGGGCACGCAGTATCCCGCCGACGTGGCCGCGATGCACCGGCTGTTCGCGAACGGCGAGATCGACTTCAGCCTCTCGAACAACCAGAACGAGGCGGTGACCAAGGCGCTGCAGGGCATCATCCCGGCCACCAGCCGCGCCCTCGTGTTGCGCGACGGCACCATCGCCAACGCGCACTACCTCGGCATTCCCTTCAACGCCCCGAGTGCTGCGGGGGCGATGGTGGTGGCGAACTTCCTGCTGTCACCCGAGGCGCAGCTGGAGAAGCAGCGGCCGCAGGTGTGGGCGGATGGCACGGTGCTGCGGATCGCGACGCTGCCGGCTGAGTGGCGGGCGCGGTTCGACTCGGTGGTGAACGACCCGCGCCTCGTGCCCGCCGACACGCTGCGCCTGTACGCCCGCCCCGAGGTGTCGCCGCGGTACCACGAGCGGCTGCAGGCCGACTGGCGCCGGATGATCCGCTGA
- the msrP gene encoding protein-methionine-sulfoxide reductase catalytic subunit MsrP, with protein sequence MLIRRNRIDPPSSEITPEADYLDRRAFLGMVGGMGAITATGALTEAVLGAFNPAGAQQGEAVTDEDKVTSYNNYYEFGTDKEDPKANSQQFRARPWSVKIEGMARKTGDMPLDSFLAPSRVEDRTYRFRCVEAWSAVIPWRGIPLADVIRRAEPLPSARYVEMTTLYDPARMPGQRRATIAWPYLEGLRLDEAMHPLAFLATGMYGKTLPNQNGAPLRLVVPWKYGFKNIKAIVKLKFTDVQPTSTWMRAASDEYGFYANVNPTVDHPRWSQARERKLGDILRRPTLMFNGYAEQVASLYSGMDLRRNF encoded by the coding sequence ATGCTGATCCGCCGCAACCGCATCGACCCGCCATCGTCCGAGATCACGCCGGAAGCCGATTATCTCGATCGCCGGGCCTTCCTCGGGATGGTGGGCGGGATGGGCGCCATCACGGCCACCGGTGCGCTGACCGAGGCGGTGCTCGGCGCGTTCAATCCTGCCGGTGCGCAGCAGGGGGAGGCGGTGACCGACGAGGACAAGGTCACCAGCTACAACAACTACTACGAGTTCGGGACCGACAAGGAGGATCCGAAGGCGAACTCGCAGCAGTTCCGTGCCCGTCCGTGGTCGGTGAAGATCGAGGGGATGGCGCGGAAGACCGGCGACATGCCGCTCGACAGCTTCCTCGCGCCAAGCCGCGTGGAGGATCGCACCTATCGCTTCCGCTGCGTGGAGGCGTGGAGCGCGGTGATCCCGTGGCGCGGCATCCCGCTGGCCGACGTGATCCGCCGCGCCGAGCCACTGCCGTCGGCGCGGTACGTGGAGATGACGACGCTGTACGATCCCGCGCGGATGCCCGGGCAGCGGCGCGCCACCATCGCGTGGCCGTACCTCGAGGGGTTGCGGCTGGACGAGGCGATGCACCCGCTGGCATTCCTGGCCACGGGGATGTACGGCAAGACGCTGCCGAACCAGAACGGTGCCCCGCTGCGGCTGGTGGTGCCGTGGAAGTACGGCTTCAAGAACATCAAGGCGATCGTGAAGCTGAAGTTCACCGACGTGCAGCCCACCAGCACCTGGATGCGTGCGGCGTCGGACGAGTATGGCTTCTACGCCAACGTGAACCCGACGGTGGATCACCCGCGCTGGAGCCAGGCGCGCGAGCGGAAGCTCGGCGACATCCTCCGCCGTCCGACGCTGATGTTCAACGGCTATGCGGAGCAGGTGGCGTCGCTGTACAGCGGGATGGACCTCCGTCGCAATTTCTGA
- a CDS encoding sulfoxide reductase heme-binding subunit YedZ, whose product MSTGGGAVPRARPRGPRVARALKPLVFLVLLSPALWLTYALLTDRLEGDVVKLLEVGTGTVALRCLAATLAITPLRQLTGWAWLSTYRRMLGLFVFFYATVHMAVYFGLDLELRFAEIWTSIVKRPYITVGMVSWLILVPLAITSPAAVSKWMGGVPWRRLHRLTYVVAVTATTHYLWAVKKDTLWPVLYFVLFGALLGFRVVRARQRVARPAPAS is encoded by the coding sequence GTGAGCACCGGCGGCGGGGCCGTTCCGCGCGCGCGGCCGCGCGGGCCGCGCGTGGCGCGCGCACTCAAGCCGCTGGTGTTCCTGGTGCTGCTGTCACCGGCCCTCTGGCTCACGTACGCGCTGCTCACCGACCGTCTCGAGGGCGACGTGGTGAAGCTCCTCGAGGTCGGCACCGGCACGGTGGCGCTGCGCTGCCTGGCGGCAACGCTCGCCATCACGCCGCTGCGGCAGCTCACCGGCTGGGCGTGGCTGTCGACCTACCGCCGCATGCTGGGGCTCTTCGTGTTCTTCTACGCGACGGTGCACATGGCGGTGTACTTCGGCCTGGACCTGGAGCTGCGGTTCGCCGAGATATGGACGAGCATCGTGAAGCGGCCGTACATCACGGTGGGGATGGTGAGCTGGCTGATTCTGGTGCCGCTGGCGATCACCTCGCCGGCCGCGGTCTCGAAGTGGATGGGTGGCGTGCCGTGGCGGCGGCTGCATCGCCTCACGTACGTCGTGGCCGTGACCGCCACCACGCACTACCTGTGGGCGGTGAAGAAGGACACGCTGTGGCCGGTGCTGTATTTCGTGCTCTTCGGCGCCCTGCTGGGCTTCCGGGTGGTGCGGGCGCGCCAGCGTGTCGCGAGGCCGGCTCCCGCATCCTGA
- a CDS encoding ABC transporter permease subunit gives MNAAHTSARARLLPLLMAGTLLGVPIAVGVGYLVAGALGVVGNATPGAMGRVLADGAVLRSALLSLWIAVVGTALATVGALCVALLFDGNRIVDRIAKRVAVLPLPVPTVAAAVAVLLLLSQAGWLSRVATRLHLVAGPAGFPALVYDPFAIGVITAVVWKEMPFLLLLALSLQSLRGRALTDAARTLGASRWQAVRRVTLPVLVCGMSPSIVAVFVFVLGSLELPMVLAPSSPQALPMLIQERRQALDAASHGEAYVIALLATVLALLAAVAHERLRDDAA, from the coding sequence GTGAACGCCGCACACACCTCCGCACGCGCCCGGCTCCTGCCGCTGCTGATGGCCGGCACGCTGCTGGGCGTGCCGATCGCCGTGGGCGTGGGGTACCTCGTGGCAGGAGCGCTGGGTGTCGTGGGCAATGCCACACCCGGTGCGATGGGGCGGGTGCTGGCGGACGGTGCCGTGCTGCGATCGGCGCTGCTCTCGCTCTGGATCGCGGTGGTGGGCACTGCGTTGGCGACGGTGGGTGCGCTGTGCGTCGCGCTGCTCTTCGATGGCAACCGCATCGTCGATCGCATCGCGAAGCGCGTCGCCGTGCTGCCGCTGCCGGTGCCCACGGTGGCGGCCGCGGTGGCGGTACTGCTGCTGCTCTCGCAGGCGGGGTGGCTCTCGCGTGTCGCGACGCGGCTGCACCTCGTCGCGGGGCCGGCGGGCTTTCCGGCGCTGGTCTACGACCCGTTCGCCATCGGCGTGATCACCGCCGTGGTCTGGAAGGAGATGCCGTTCCTGCTGCTGCTGGCGCTGTCGCTGCAGTCGTTGCGCGGCCGCGCCCTCACCGATGCCGCACGCACGCTGGGCGCGTCGCGCTGGCAGGCCGTGCGACGTGTGACGCTGCCGGTGCTGGTCTGCGGGATGTCGCCCAGCATCGTGGCCGTGTTCGTCTTCGTGCTTGGCTCGCTGGAGCTGCCGATGGTGCTGGCGCCCAGTTCACCGCAGGCGCTGCCGATGCTGATCCAGGAGCGGCGGCAGGCGCTGGATGCGGCGTCGCACGGCGAGGCGTACGTGATCGCGCTGCTGGCGACAGTGCTGGCGCTGCTGGCGGCCGTGGCGCACGAACGGCTGCGGGATGATGCCGCATGA